The proteins below come from a single Rhodococcus sp. WMMA185 genomic window:
- a CDS encoding insoluble domain protein, which yields MAKHRKQSKFARNAGTTAVSTAVIVAACGGVANAEPSQAGVSPAVSQPGVEAAPSQPGVAPSKKTWIPVPAQYQQESKPLANWDYESNEYVAPTYEEDVYVAPVDYSQLHLPVQLQEFTAPIQAPEDKVRIGRYIADRPNWMTEDTAERTNNQTAVIEAQVTDFWRSTGLETDEAERLAAAQVGGAVVGAVTGAVGAAAIPAFAGAMIGGTIGGTSAAFLFQGVPLPFVFVPAGTVGTLTGGAIGAAALGVPAAVIGGIGGVQAGLEAANAYGAGDLGEPMDTVIPDVDQAAITAQTEATLADWEANPVGAAAANAVRDMVASAPAVDQQIRDAVSSLPGGEGAIEAFDQAVAQFHEDMAVPALPIGMIAEAINEGIQV from the coding sequence ATGGCCAAGCATCGAAAGCAGTCCAAGTTCGCCAGGAATGCGGGAACCACCGCAGTCAGCACGGCGGTCATCGTCGCTGCGTGCGGCGGTGTCGCGAACGCTGAACCGTCACAGGCCGGTGTTTCACCCGCCGTGTCGCAGCCCGGCGTCGAGGCTGCCCCGTCGCAGCCCGGCGTCGCGCCCTCGAAGAAGACCTGGATTCCGGTTCCGGCCCAGTACCAGCAGGAGTCGAAGCCGCTCGCCAACTGGGACTACGAGTCGAACGAGTACGTCGCCCCCACCTACGAGGAGGACGTCTACGTCGCCCCGGTCGACTACTCGCAGCTGCACCTGCCGGTGCAGCTCCAGGAGTTCACCGCGCCGATCCAGGCTCCGGAAGACAAGGTCCGCATTGGCCGGTACATCGCTGACCGTCCGAACTGGATGACCGAGGACACCGCCGAGCGCACCAACAACCAGACCGCCGTGATCGAGGCGCAGGTCACCGACTTCTGGCGCTCGACCGGCCTCGAAACCGACGAGGCGGAGCGTCTCGCGGCCGCGCAGGTCGGCGGCGCCGTGGTCGGAGCAGTGACCGGGGCAGTGGGTGCGGCAGCGATCCCGGCTTTTGCCGGCGCCATGATCGGCGGGACGATCGGCGGCACGAGTGCTGCCTTCCTCTTCCAGGGTGTTCCCTTGCCGTTCGTTTTCGTCCCGGCCGGTACGGTCGGCACGCTCACGGGCGGGGCCATCGGCGCCGCAGCCCTGGGTGTCCCGGCAGCGGTTATCGGGGGTATCGGCGGCGTCCAGGCCGGGCTCGAAGCGGCAAACGCATACGGTGCCGGCGACCTGGGTGAGCCGATGGATACCGTGATCCCGGACGTCGACCAGGCTGCCATCACCGCCCAGACCGAGGCGACCCTCGCCGACTGGGAAGCCAACCCTGTGGGCGCCGCCGCCGCCAACGCGGTTCGCGACATGGTTGCCTCCGCCCCGGCCGTGGACCAGCAGATCCGCGATGCGGTGTCGTCGCTGCCCGGTGGTGAAGGAGCTATCGAAGCCTTCGACCAGGCCGTGGCCCAGTTCCACGAGGACATGGCCGTCCCGGCCTTGCCGATCGGCATGATCGCCGAAGCGATCAATGAGGGAATCCAGGTGTAG
- a CDS encoding AI-2E family transporter produces the protein MSEDSSHVDQADSAERVGRVVTPPWLKQVILYVLLAIAAYQMSGWLFHNLRGFLGLLFLAWLFSVTIEPIVDWIEDHGLRRGAATGLVLLAMFLFGIGFVALFGALLAEQLAELLTALPGALSSVAEWSNRVLGTDFATGSDLLNLTPETIRDLAQEFTPGILGVLSSIVGVVFQALAMLLFVFYMSAQGPAFRRTISSWFPARQQQIISVVWGISVEKAGGYVVSRLVLAAVSSVATGIFLVIIDVPYWLPLALWTGIVSQFVPTLGTYLAIALPAIIAAAAQPMDGVWVVVFGTVYQQIENYVLHPRITSKTVSIHPAVAFGSVIVGASLFGAVGALVSVPVVAVIQALVETYGRRYELVSDAPAPVPDTTADETPQPGNGDEPE, from the coding sequence ATGAGCGAGGACAGCAGCCACGTGGACCAGGCCGACTCGGCCGAGCGCGTCGGCCGGGTCGTTACGCCGCCGTGGTTGAAGCAGGTCATCCTCTACGTTTTGCTGGCGATCGCCGCGTACCAGATGTCCGGTTGGTTGTTCCACAACCTGCGTGGGTTTCTCGGGTTGCTGTTTCTGGCATGGCTGTTCAGCGTCACCATCGAGCCGATCGTCGACTGGATCGAGGACCACGGCCTGCGTCGCGGTGCCGCAACCGGCCTGGTGCTGTTGGCGATGTTCCTCTTTGGCATCGGCTTCGTGGCACTGTTCGGAGCGTTGCTGGCCGAGCAACTCGCCGAACTTCTCACGGCTCTGCCCGGAGCGCTCTCATCCGTTGCCGAATGGTCCAACAGGGTCCTCGGCACCGACTTCGCGACGGGTTCGGACCTTCTGAATCTCACGCCGGAAACCATCCGCGACCTCGCGCAAGAGTTCACACCCGGGATCCTCGGTGTGTTGTCGTCAATCGTCGGAGTGGTGTTCCAAGCATTGGCGATGCTGTTGTTCGTGTTCTATATGTCGGCACAGGGTCCGGCGTTTCGTCGAACGATCTCGAGCTGGTTCCCGGCCCGCCAGCAACAGATCATCTCGGTGGTGTGGGGGATCTCGGTCGAGAAAGCCGGTGGCTATGTGGTGTCGCGACTGGTACTCGCGGCGGTGAGCAGCGTCGCTACCGGTATCTTCCTCGTGATCATCGACGTGCCCTATTGGCTTCCACTCGCGTTGTGGACAGGGATTGTGTCGCAGTTCGTCCCGACGCTGGGCACCTACCTCGCCATCGCCCTCCCCGCGATCATCGCGGCGGCAGCCCAGCCGATGGACGGCGTGTGGGTCGTGGTGTTCGGCACCGTGTACCAGCAGATCGAGAACTACGTACTACATCCGCGCATCACCTCGAAGACGGTGTCGATCCATCCGGCCGTTGCATTCGGTTCCGTGATCGTCGGTGCGTCACTGTTCGGTGCTGTCGGCGCCCTCGTCTCGGTTCCGGTAGTGGCGGTGATCCAGGCCCTCGTCGAAACCTACGGGCGGCGTTATGAACTCGTTTCCGACGCGCCCGCTCCGGTGCCGGATACCACCGCCGACGAGACACCGCAGCCTGGAAACGGCGATGAACCGGAATGA
- the glpK gene encoding glycerol kinase GlpK — MPDFVGAIDQGTTSTRFMVFDHGGNEIARHQLEHEQILPRPGWVEHNPVEIWERTSAVLQTAMNRFGITPGDLAALGITNQRETAVVWDRRNGRPYYNAIVWQDTRTDRIAAALDEGEAGQIIRRKAGLPPATYFSGGKVQWILDNVDGVRAAADRGEAIFGTIDTWLLWNLTGGVDGGVHITDVTNASRTMLMNLETLDWDDELLSFFNIPRQMLPEIRPSSAPDLYGHTTAHGPLGAEVPLAGDVGDQQAAMIGQVCLTAGEAKNTYGTGNFLLLNTGEKLVRSDNGLLTTVCYQFGDQNPVYALEGSIAVTGSAVQWLRDQLGIIQGASQSESLAAEVEDNGGVYFVPAFSGLFAPYWRSDARGAIVGLSRFNNNAHIARATLEAICYQSRDVVDAMYKDSGVPLEVLKVDGGVTANNLCMQIQADVLGVPVSRPVVAETTALGAAYAAGLAVGFWQSLDELRENWNESRRWHPQWSDSDRESGYAGWQKAVQRTLDWVEVN; from the coding sequence ATGCCTGATTTCGTCGGTGCCATCGACCAGGGCACGACCAGCACCCGCTTCATGGTCTTCGACCACGGCGGAAACGAGATCGCACGCCACCAACTCGAACACGAGCAGATCCTGCCGCGTCCGGGTTGGGTCGAACACAATCCGGTGGAGATCTGGGAACGCACCTCGGCGGTACTGCAAACAGCTATGAATCGATTCGGGATCACCCCAGGTGATCTGGCGGCTCTGGGGATCACGAACCAGCGTGAGACGGCGGTGGTGTGGGACCGCCGGAACGGGCGGCCGTACTACAACGCGATCGTCTGGCAGGACACCCGCACCGACCGGATCGCGGCCGCTCTCGACGAGGGGGAGGCCGGGCAGATCATCCGGCGAAAGGCGGGTTTGCCGCCGGCAACCTACTTCTCGGGCGGCAAGGTTCAGTGGATCCTCGACAATGTCGACGGTGTCCGCGCCGCGGCCGACCGCGGTGAGGCGATCTTCGGCACCATCGATACCTGGCTGCTGTGGAACCTGACCGGAGGCGTCGACGGTGGCGTCCACATCACCGATGTCACCAACGCCAGCCGCACCATGCTCATGAATCTCGAAACCCTTGACTGGGACGACGAATTGCTCTCGTTCTTCAATATTCCCCGGCAGATGCTCCCCGAGATCCGACCGTCCTCTGCCCCGGATCTGTACGGCCACACGACCGCCCACGGTCCGCTCGGTGCCGAGGTTCCGCTGGCCGGGGACGTCGGCGACCAGCAGGCCGCGATGATCGGGCAGGTATGCCTGACGGCGGGGGAGGCCAAGAACACCTATGGCACCGGAAATTTCTTGTTGCTCAATACCGGTGAGAAACTCGTCCGCTCCGACAACGGATTGCTCACCACGGTCTGCTATCAGTTCGGCGACCAGAATCCGGTGTACGCGCTCGAGGGATCCATCGCGGTCACGGGTTCGGCTGTCCAGTGGCTGCGCGACCAGTTGGGCATAATTCAGGGCGCCTCGCAGAGTGAGTCACTGGCGGCGGAGGTGGAAGACAACGGCGGGGTGTACTTCGTGCCCGCCTTCTCCGGCCTTTTCGCACCGTACTGGCGCTCCGATGCGCGGGGCGCCATCGTGGGACTGTCCCGCTTCAACAACAACGCCCATATCGCCAGGGCTACACTCGAGGCGATCTGCTATCAGAGCCGTGACGTGGTCGACGCGATGTACAAGGACTCGGGTGTCCCGCTCGAGGTGCTCAAGGTCGACGGCGGGGTCACCGCGAACAATCTGTGTATGCAGATCCAGGCCGACGTTCTGGGGGTTCCGGTGAGCCGGCCCGTAGTCGCGGAAACCACGGCTCTCGGGGCCGCATACGCGGCGGGGCTGGCTGTCGGGTTCTGGCAGTCTCTCGACGAACTCCGGGAGAACTGGAACGAGAGCCGACGCTGGCACCCTCAGTGGAGCGACAGCGATCGCGAAAGTGGTTACGCCGGATGGCAAAAGGCAGTACAGCGCACACTCGACTGGGTCGAAGTCAACTGA
- a CDS encoding haloacid dehalogenase type II: MTTLVRPEVVVFDVVETLASLDPVRARLNQLQQPNGLLERWFTRLLRDAMAMTSAGDYRSFPEVAASALRAETHGALSDSQIELAVGGFGELTAQPEATETLEAAKEAGFRIFALSNGSEESTRGFFERSGLAPKIDEVLSVEAVKAWKPAPAPYQLAVDRAQVPAERMAMVAVHSWDIHGAHRAGLTTGWCPRLETVSTPIFTSADVTADSLPEVIHALARLTN; encoded by the coding sequence ACGCTCGCGTCACTCGACCCGGTACGGGCCCGGCTGAACCAGCTCCAGCAGCCGAACGGGCTGCTGGAGCGGTGGTTCACACGCCTCTTGCGTGACGCGATGGCGATGACCTCGGCCGGCGACTACCGAAGCTTCCCCGAGGTCGCCGCGTCGGCGCTACGCGCCGAGACGCACGGCGCACTCTCCGACTCGCAGATCGAACTCGCGGTCGGCGGGTTCGGGGAGCTCACCGCCCAACCGGAGGCGACAGAAACCCTCGAAGCCGCGAAAGAGGCGGGCTTTCGCATCTTCGCTCTTTCCAACGGGTCCGAGGAATCGACCCGCGGGTTTTTCGAGCGCTCGGGACTCGCGCCGAAGATCGACGAGGTGCTCTCGGTCGAGGCAGTCAAAGCGTGGAAACCTGCGCCGGCGCCATACCAGCTGGCCGTCGACCGCGCGCAGGTGCCTGCCGAGCGGATGGCAATGGTTGCGGTGCACTCCTGGGACATCCATGGAGCCCACCGCGCCGGCCTCACCACCGGATGGTGCCCACGCCTCGAAACGGTTTCCACACCGATATTCACCAGCGCCGATGTCACCGCGGACAGCCTGCCCGAGGTCATTCACGCCCTGGCTCGCCTAACGAACTGA
- a CDS encoding MIP/aquaporin family protein, producing MQKLKEFGLLGELAAEFLATMVLIMIGCGAVAQVVAGGESVGNYNTIAWAWGLGVTLAIYIASRTSGAHINPAVTVAFATFGDFPWRKVAPYVVAQTFGAFVGALVVRVGYADLLAAADPGHTSATQGVFSTMPGNGTLPVSVMGAFTDQIIGTAILVLLVFAIVDKRNTSPAANLAPFMIGLIVMAIGMAWGANAGYAINPARDFGPRLASYLTGYATAFTDPSGYPYFWVPIVAPLIGGLIGAAIYMQLIARFLPPPPHPDLDAMTPHGDQIKA from the coding sequence GTGCAGAAGTTGAAGGAGTTCGGACTACTCGGCGAACTGGCCGCAGAGTTTCTCGCCACCATGGTCCTGATCATGATCGGTTGCGGGGCGGTTGCCCAAGTCGTGGCCGGTGGCGAGAGCGTCGGCAATTACAACACTATTGCCTGGGCATGGGGCTTGGGCGTGACGCTCGCGATCTACATCGCCTCCCGAACCAGCGGCGCCCACATCAATCCCGCGGTGACCGTGGCCTTCGCAACCTTCGGGGACTTCCCGTGGCGCAAGGTGGCGCCGTATGTGGTGGCGCAGACGTTCGGGGCGTTCGTCGGAGCGCTGGTGGTCCGGGTAGGTTACGCCGATCTCCTTGCCGCCGCCGACCCGGGTCATACGAGTGCGACGCAGGGCGTCTTTTCGACCATGCCCGGAAACGGCACGCTCCCGGTGAGCGTGATGGGAGCGTTCACCGATCAGATCATCGGCACGGCCATCCTGGTGCTGCTGGTCTTCGCGATCGTCGACAAGCGCAACACCTCACCGGCGGCCAACCTCGCGCCGTTCATGATCGGACTGATCGTCATGGCGATCGGCATGGCCTGGGGCGCCAACGCCGGTTATGCGATCAACCCCGCGCGCGACTTCGGGCCCAGGCTCGCGTCCTACCTGACGGGCTACGCCACCGCATTCACCGATCCGTCGGGCTACCCGTACTTCTGGGTTCCCATAGTCGCACCACTCATCGGCGGCCTCATCGGCGCCGCGATATACATGCAGCTCATCGCACGGTTCCTGCCGCCACCACCACATCCCGACCTCGATGCGATGACGCCACACGGGGATCAGATCAAGGCGTGA
- a CDS encoding PHP domain-containing protein: MDPAQALRETAFWLERARAESHRIKAYRRAADVIAGLSAEQRDLRRRTDSWDELLGIGPKTATVIRESYGGVPAYLAQLREAAQPIGKGALQEALRGDLHTHSDWSDGGSPIEEMMRTAAAIGHEYCALTDHSPRLTVANGLSAQRLRSQLDVIARLNEELAPLRILTGIEVDILDDGSLDQDPDLLDELDIVVASVHSKLRAERGAMTRRMVAAVSNPLVDVLGHCTGRLVEGARGTRPESTFDAEQVFTACRDHGTAVEINSRPERRDPPSRLIDLAVDLGCLFAIDTDAHAPGQLAWHGYGCDRAIRCGVEAERVVNTWPADDLLEWAGSR, translated from the coding sequence ATGGACCCTGCGCAGGCCCTGCGCGAGACGGCGTTCTGGCTCGAGCGTGCGCGGGCGGAATCTCATCGGATCAAGGCCTATCGGCGAGCGGCGGACGTGATCGCCGGGTTGTCCGCCGAGCAGCGGGATCTTCGCCGGCGAACCGACAGCTGGGACGAGTTGCTGGGTATCGGACCGAAGACGGCGACGGTCATCAGGGAGTCGTACGGCGGAGTTCCCGCGTATCTTGCCCAACTTCGTGAGGCCGCGCAGCCCATCGGAAAGGGTGCGCTGCAAGAGGCGCTCAGGGGCGATCTGCACACACATTCGGACTGGTCCGATGGCGGCAGCCCCATCGAAGAGATGATGCGTACCGCTGCTGCTATCGGCCACGAATACTGTGCTCTCACAGACCATTCGCCGCGTCTGACAGTTGCCAACGGATTGTCCGCGCAGCGTCTGCGGTCCCAGCTCGACGTTATCGCCCGTCTGAACGAGGAACTCGCGCCGCTGCGCATCCTCACCGGAATCGAGGTCGACATCTTGGACGACGGTTCCCTCGACCAGGACCCGGATCTTCTGGATGAACTCGACATCGTTGTCGCGAGCGTGCATTCGAAGCTGCGGGCCGAGCGTGGGGCCATGACGCGGCGGATGGTCGCAGCCGTGAGCAATCCCCTCGTCGATGTGCTCGGGCACTGCACCGGGCGTCTCGTCGAGGGTGCGCGCGGTACCCGGCCGGAGTCGACCTTCGATGCCGAGCAGGTGTTCACCGCCTGCCGCGACCACGGCACGGCCGTCGAAATCAACAGCCGCCCCGAGCGCCGCGATCCGCCGAGTCGCCTGATCGATCTGGCCGTGGATCTCGGGTGCCTGTTCGCCATCGACACCGACGCTCACGCTCCCGGGCAGCTGGCGTGGCACGGCTACGGGTGCGATCGGGCGATACGGTGCGGCGTCGAGGCCGAGCGAGTGGTCAACACGTGGCCGGCCGACGACCTACTCGAATGGGCGGGGTCGCGTTGA
- a CDS encoding class I adenylate-forming enzyme family protein yields the protein MSWPTLPDDRARTNRDGACIADERITLSNGDFADRVRAAAAQLRSLGVGPGSVVAVQLVNRVELVVLLFAAWRLGAAVTPVNPNLTDFETAHQLRDAGAAVLVSDDRPAPDFEGRYLGVGDLATGIDTGAVAEDSVHDPDPHELALLIYTSGTTGSPKGVMLTHANLTAMCESVVAALDITSEDHCLLVLPLFHANAIILSTLTPLSVGASTTIAVKFSVDTFFDLVEKHRPTYFSGVPTVYAMLDAVDKKARPDTSSIRLAIGGAAPMPAELIERIETRYGFPLMEGYGLSEGTCATTLNPPAGPRKPGSVGIPLPGQQVRIVGKGGAVLPQGETGEVVISGPNVMAGYLGKPEETAKTLVDGWLHTGDVGYFDEDGYLVLVDRIKDMIIRGGENLYPKEIETALYRHEDVLEAAVIGRPDPVYGEVPVAYVALRPGSTLTVDNLFDVCRQSLSKFKLPVDIITREALPKNAVGKLDKPALRAESRS from the coding sequence ATGAGTTGGCCAACACTGCCGGACGATCGCGCACGCACCAATCGCGATGGTGCGTGTATCGCCGACGAGAGGATCACTCTGTCCAACGGAGACTTCGCCGATCGCGTCCGCGCCGCAGCTGCGCAATTGAGAAGCCTAGGGGTGGGACCGGGCTCCGTCGTGGCGGTTCAGCTGGTGAACAGGGTGGAGTTGGTGGTCCTCCTGTTTGCCGCGTGGCGGCTCGGCGCGGCTGTCACTCCCGTCAACCCCAATCTGACGGACTTCGAGACCGCTCACCAGTTGCGCGACGCCGGAGCCGCGGTGCTGGTGAGCGACGACCGGCCCGCACCGGATTTCGAGGGACGATACCTCGGTGTCGGTGACCTGGCGACCGGCATCGATACCGGCGCTGTGGCCGAGGACTCCGTGCACGACCCCGATCCGCACGAGCTGGCCCTGCTGATCTACACCAGCGGCACTACCGGCTCACCCAAGGGCGTCATGCTCACTCACGCCAATCTGACCGCGATGTGTGAAAGCGTCGTCGCGGCGCTCGACATCACCTCAGAGGATCATTGCCTGCTGGTTCTGCCCCTGTTCCACGCCAATGCCATCATCCTGAGCACGCTCACTCCCCTTTCGGTCGGCGCCAGCACCACCATCGCGGTCAAGTTCTCCGTCGACACCTTCTTCGATCTGGTCGAAAAGCACCGTCCTACATATTTTTCCGGGGTTCCCACGGTGTATGCGATGCTCGACGCTGTGGACAAGAAAGCCAGGCCGGACACGTCTTCGATACGCCTGGCCATCGGTGGCGCCGCGCCGATGCCTGCCGAGTTGATCGAACGTATCGAGACCCGGTACGGGTTTCCGCTGATGGAGGGCTACGGCCTGTCCGAGGGAACTTGCGCCACCACCCTCAACCCACCCGCTGGTCCCCGCAAACCCGGCAGCGTAGGGATTCCGCTGCCGGGCCAGCAGGTGCGGATCGTCGGCAAGGGCGGAGCCGTTCTACCGCAGGGCGAGACGGGGGAAGTCGTCATCAGCGGGCCGAATGTGATGGCCGGATACCTGGGGAAGCCGGAAGAGACCGCGAAGACCCTGGTCGACGGGTGGCTGCACACCGGGGACGTCGGATACTTCGACGAGGACGGCTATCTTGTGCTGGTCGACCGCATCAAGGACATGATCATCCGAGGCGGAGAAAACCTGTACCCGAAGGAAATCGAGACAGCGCTCTACCGCCACGAGGACGTCCTCGAGGCCGCGGTGATCGGGCGGCCAGATCCGGTCTACGGCGAAGTCCCGGTCGCCTACGTGGCCCTACGACCCGGGTCCACGCTCACCGTAGACAACCTGTTCGACGTGTGCCGACAGTCGTTGTCGAAGTTCAAGCTTCCGGTGGATATCATCACCCGCGAAGCACTGCCGAAGAACGCTGTCGGCAAGCTCGACAAGCCTGCCCTTCGAGCCGAGAGCCGATCCTGA